AAGGTCATGACCTTTTAGGGTCTTAATGACATAAGTGGTACATcaattaaatgtaaaaaaattagGCAAAATAAAAGAGCACCCAAATGCTCCCAAAACATTAAAAGGTCATATATCAGGCCAGTAGGTGAGGTAATTTTACTGaggtaatttttttaattaaatcttGATTATCCTATAGTTTCTCCTATAGCATCTACTTGTGGCTTATGCAACAGTCTCATTGATTTCTGGGGCTTCATGTGTGAAGCACAAAAGTTGAGAGGACCTGATCTAGATTTTCAAAAATTTGTATTTAGCCATTTAGTAACTGGTGGCACAGATAGTATTGTGGCATCTACAGTATGAGGTAAGTAACCCTAATGATTATGGCTAAACCTGTCTTTTCAAGATAACATGCCATATTTTATTGCATGGCTCCACCTTGTGGCTCCACCTGTATCACATGTGTGGCTCTTGTACCTGTTCCTGGCCAGCACCGGCCCCAGTGGCCAACTTGGCAAATGACCAAGATGGAGTGGTCTGTACACCGCAAGGCTCAGAGTCTCACCAGTTTGAATGTAATGTAAGTGTTTGAAGCCTTACATCACATGCTGCAGGCAGGGTGAATTTGGCAACAGTCTACCTTCTTCAGCATTGCAGCTTCCAAGGATTTGTTTTTATaggttttattaatattttatttttttcccacATCGATGGTATATGATTTCTCCACCCTTAGTTTTCACCATTTTTGTGTGTGCTCCTATTATCATATGTAATTAAACCTCTTGACTTTTTGTCTCCTTGGTTATTTACATTCTATCACTTGTTCATTTCTCCACACTGACCATGGACTGTTATAACTTTGATTTGAGATTGCCCTTAAACACTACTCAGCTCTGGACTTACATCCTGTCTAACCTTCCTACAAGTTACACTTTGAATTGGTTTCTAGGCTAATAATGCAGGCTGCatcataaatataaatgtataatGTGCAGTTACAAACTTGTCAAGATTTCTgattgaaaatataaaaaaaggaCATTCTTAACTTAGAATTTTAGTTTCCAATGTTTACATATTATTGTTTACAACCAAATGGTAGTATCAAGGGAGGGCTCTAAGCATGTGATTTAATGAGTACAGGAGATGCATTTGTGTAAGACTATAAATTAGATGTCTCCTGTCCTCTTTTGCTTAGTGCTTGGAAAGCAGAGGTAGGCCTGACTCAGCTTATTTTATGTAAATAAGTGATGTTTATTATCATTAAATGATCATAAAACAGTATATAGCCTAATCGTTTTATGATTGTTTAACTTCCCACTTGCACATTCTAAAGAAACTTCCTATCTTTAGGGGTTGATAAAAACaggttttttaaatgtatttttattgggATTTGAAGGTATGAAtttgtttgaatgtttttttaGGAAAAGGGCATGGGCCACAAATCGATTCTTAACCAGAGTGTAATCCTGGAAACCCCCCCACTCTGCTATGCGTCTCTCACTGGCTCATGCCTGAAAACTGTTTACCCAAATGAGGTGCAGTCAGTACTCTATGCGTTATTTGGCATTGTAGCACTTCTTACATTTTTGGGAAACTTGTTGGTGATCATAACCATCATTCATTTCAAACAGCTCCACACTCCAACTAACTACCTCATTCTTTCTCTGGCTGTAGCTGACCTGTTTATTGGAGGGATTGTGATGCCTCCCAGTATGTTGCGGTCTGTGGAGACCTGCTGGTATTTGGGAAAtacattctgtaaaatacacacCAGTCTTGATGTCACAATGTCTACTGCTTCTATTTTAAATCTGTGTATTATTTCTGTAGATCGGTATTATGCAGTGTGTCATCCTCTTCTTTATCACACTAACATGACAACTAATATTACTTTGTTAATGATCATCATATGTTggactctctctgtctttgtggGGTTTGGAATGATATTTCTGGAGCTTGGCATTTTGGGAGCTGAAGAATTTTACTACAGTAATATTGCCTGTGAGGGGGGCTGTGTCCTGTTTCTCAGTAAAACAGCTAGTTCAGTGTTCACACTGCTCTGTTTCTACATGCCTGCTATTGTGATGATGAGTTTATATCTGAAAATATTCCACATTGCTCAAAGACAAGCATGCTTGATTCAAAACACCCAAATTATATCTCATCAACACACAGTGCGGAAGACTGAGCTAAAGGCCACTAAAACATTAGCAATCGTCATTGGGGTTTTTCTTGTAGTTTGGACCCCATTTTTTATTCGTGCTTTGATTGATCCTTTTATTGGACATGTAATACCACCGGTTTTGTTTGACTTCTTTACTTGGGTTGGTTATGTCAATTCTACATGTAATCCCATTGtgtatgcatttttttatagTTGGTTTAGAAAATCATTTCATATTATTCTAATGGGTAAAATATTTCAGTCCAATTCATCCAGAATAAaattgttttgaatgtttgtaaATTTTCTTCTCTGTGTTGCATGATTTGGACTCTGTTTATTTGTCCTTATGAATGGTCATCAGTGAAATATTATgcacacaataataataatgatatagattttaaaatgtatatagATAATAtagataaaaaaatattaacacAGATTGACCCTAACTACTAAACCACATAAATAATATGCTTCATAATTATTATTCATGCTCACGCTCTCATGCTTGATTCATACTTGATTAATCagtaaaaataattatttataaGTCTCAACTATGTACTTAAATCAGAATCATCACAATTCctgtttttttaaacaaaataatTTATCGATTTGATCTCTGAAGGATTTAAATAACCATGATTTCTTTGAAGACATTTGCAACAACCACAATTTTTATTTTACCAAGACAGACAAAGTGGTGAGAATAAATTACACATTTATTCACACAACACCaaagtatatttacagtgaaacaTGCtaaatggctgtgtgtgtgtgtgtgtgtgtgtgtgtgtgtgtgtgtgtgtgtgtgtgtgtgtgtgtaaaaggcgATAAGAGTGAATGTGAGGGCTTGCTCTCTTGGTTCTAGTATGGAGATCAAAGAAAATGAAATGGTGTAGATTTTTAACAGCAGATCAATGTGGCTGTATGTTAATCACCTCAGCTGATCTGACTGCAGAAGAAAACACAATGGTCTTGGTTTCAACAATGAACAATAAAGTCAGTGGTGTTTCTGGAGATGGTGGGATGATGATCTCACCAAAAGAACGATGAAAAAAGGCCATATTCCGTTAATCACCCTGCTTAAAGTGGAAATCTTATATGCACTGGTTGAGCTTGATGCCTCAATGCTGCACAAGGGTTTagggcaggcgtactcaactaaatttgtccgcggtccaattttggcagatacctgtgccctgaggtccggtgcggcgggggtggcgaacgtaagttgttgagcgggcggggggaggggggggggtagtggtagtaacacccctcaaaacaggggaatgaacatttacctgaccaattttaatgttgctatatgtttcaggtttgaaaagtgctggaatttaggtactttaaaatgcttgaaattgtaactacttggtttcacaacaaatagctgtctgactgaatagttctcttgtattaggttaacaaatacg
The window above is part of the Brachyhypopomus gauderio isolate BG-103 chromosome 9, BGAUD_0.2, whole genome shotgun sequence genome. Proteins encoded here:
- the LOC143523622 gene encoding trace amine-associated receptor 1-like, which translates into the protein MGHKSILNQSVILETPPLCYASLTGSCLKTVYPNEVQSVLYALFGIVALLTFLGNLLVIITIIHFKQLHTPTNYLILSLAVADLFIGGIVMPPSMLRSVETCWYLGNTFCKIHTSLDVTMSTASILNLCIISVDRYYAVCHPLLYHTNMTTNITLLMIIICWTLSVFVGFGMIFLELGILGAEEFYYSNIACEGGCVLFLSKTASSVFTLLCFYMPAIVMMSLYLKIFHIAQRQACLIQNTQIISHQHTVRKTELKATKTLAIVIGVFLVVWTPFFIRALIDPFIGHVIPPVLFDFFTWVGYVNSTCNPIVYAFFYSWFRKSFHIILMGKIFQSNSSRIKLF